The sequence CCTGAGTGTGGGGTCAGGGGAACCTTGCCGCCTGCCACAACTCCCCTGATATTCCTGCAAGACCTGCCAACTCCTCACATCAAGATCAGTGTTGCAGTAAAGGCTGCAAGGCCTGGGTGGCCgggaccagcaggagcagactgccacTGGTCTGAGGATCAGGGTGGTCGGAACAACCACCTCCGCCACTGTtggcatctccagccataaaggaaagaAACTTGGAGTGTGAGATCTGAGACTGAAAGCACGGTCACatgacacagccttgcacacactggtgaaggaaagcATGAATGCCAAGGGTGTGGGagaagactccctgggaaggatgACCTCCGCAAGTACACCCTCACACTCTGGTGGAAGACTTCATGAACGCCATGACGGTGGTAGAAAATTAAGTAAGAATAgtacccttaacacacacacccttacacacactggtgaaagaaaccaAGAAAGTGAAGTTAGTGGAAAAGGATCCAGTGTGAAGAGTTCCTTCAACCAACACACTGTTAGATAcaatggtgaaagaaatcatcAATGTGGAGTTTGTGGAAAACGGTTTGGTCTGAAGAGTGTCTTCAACAGACACATTCATATACATGCTGGTGAAACAAATTATAAATGTGATGAAGTACTCAGGGGGAAGTCTGAAATGaacaaacacaccctcacacacactggtgaaaaaaattatgaatgtgaattttgtgggaaacgatttactcataagagtaccctcaacaaacacaccctcacacacactggtgaaaaaaatcatgaatgtgaaatttgtgggaaacaaTTTActcagaagagtaccctcaacaaacacaccctcacacacactggtgaaaaaaatcatgaatgtgaaatttgtgggaaacaaTTTACtctgaagagtaccctcaacaaccacaccctcacacacactggtgacaaAAAAcatgaatgtgaaatttgtgggaaacgatttactcataagagtaccctcaacagccacaccctcacacacactggtgaaaaaaatcatgaatgtgaaatttgtgggaaacgatttactcTGAAGAGTAacatcaacaaacacaccctcacacacactggtgaaaaaaatcatcaatgtgaaatttgtgggaaacaaTTTACTCAGAAGATtaccctcaacaaacacaccctcacacacactggtgaaaaaaatcatgaatgtgaaatttgtgggaaacaaTTTAatcagaagagtaccctcaacaaacacaccctcacacacactggtgaaaaaaatcatgaatgtgaaatttgtgggaaacgatttactcAAAAGAGTACCCTCAGcaaccacaccctcacacacactggtgacaaAAAAcatgaatgtgaaatttgtgggaaacgatttactcagaagagtaccctcaatgaccacacccttacacacactggtgaaaaaaatcatgaatgtaaattttgtgggaaacgatttactctgaagagtcacctcaacaaacacaccctcacacacactggtgaaaaaaatcatgaatgtgaattttgtgggaaacgatttaaTGAGAAGAGACACCTCAACagccacacccttacacacactggcgaaagacctcatgaatgcttaGAGTGCGGCAAAAGGTTCACTACCAAGACTCATTTGAACATACATACCTTAAAACACTCCGGCCTGAgaaagttcaagtgtgatgtttgtgggaaacattTCAAGGTTAAGGGGGATATTGCCcaacacatgaagatccacttcccctgaggtgttgtgttgtgctgcagtGCTGCTGTATTTGGGAGtgtaggtggaggtggtgttaagtAAGCATATTTATTTGGCCTATGTGATGTACACAGATACAGTAGATACATGTATAGATGTGAATAATGGCACGGTCTGTTGAGCCGTAGCTCCCTGACAGACAGCTTTCTTTTTACGTAATACATTGTTGCATGTGGTTGATTAGGCAATGTTGTGTATAAAGGAACAAATTATTTTATGGATTACCAAATAAGAATAATGAACAAGATTACATTATGAAAAATTCATGCCTTGAGTTCTGAAGAGctaattcattttcttttacctttaccttaaaTTGATCTAGATTACCGTTATTTACTAGATTTTTAATTTCCGTGTATAAAGAATTCCACAGGCTAGGACCAAAACATAAGATGCTGTGTTTGAAAAGTTGTTCAAATGTAAAGACACACCTGGTTACCTTGTTACTTCTGGCCTAGTGAGCAGATTCAACGAGTTGAGTTCCATGgtagtttttttaatattttagaaATTAATACATTAATACTTATGTACTGAGTGAAATTTTAGAAGATTTTGGTTTATAAATACAGATTCAGTTGAGTCAAATTTACCCTTAATTTCCCCAATGAACATGAGGACGCGAATACTGCTTCCTTGTCACGCTCGTCTGACATctgaggacgcgtatactgcgtcatggCTGAGGTCTTCTGGAATAATGTAATCATTTTCCGGGGTCAAGGAAATTAGACTGAAAGAAGATTGgaatatattttcatctttacaACTCTGCCTCCTTGTggctcgccgccgctgccgctgtgTTGGTCACCAAAGCTGCCCCGACGCCATGCTCGTCTGTTCGATATAATTCTTGCAGGTTTTGTGGCACGAAAATAAACTACTGCCTGGAGTTCTCCAACATTTTATTCCCTAGAGACGCAAACGGTAAGGAAATGCAGAATGAGCGATATTGTGTgtaaagaatagaggaggagcgagagaaggCAGGCTGGTGGAGGTTACTGTTTTGAATCAACGCCGCTCGGTCTCTCCGCTACATGACCGTCTACTCGTTTGGCTGGTGACTGCTGGAAACAAGGTTCTTTATGTTCTTGTATATCAATAGTCTTGgtagttatatatttttactcctgAGATTATTACTATTGTCGTAGTGAGGCAATACGTATTCAAAAgttccatagctgggcacgataacagaaaaccttattcccgatacccgataactgacaatggaaaaccttatcggtgataaccgatattcgttaactggtgACACAAATAGAGGCGATAACCGAttcccgatataaatccacaattccgatactagctagcgatgtctgataggcgaaaacgatattttattgatatttcaaataaaaacatagatgaattcaaattttctttatctgtattttagaaaacttacaaaacctgaaaaccacacgttgacacgtacctatggacggtaatactaaacACGCCTGAACTGGTGGTGTGTTTTGGCGTCCCcgccgtcaaaagctggcacttttgtttacaaacactggtttctcgtgaactggcccatcactgctaattcagttattcttatttatca is a genomic window of Eriocheir sinensis breed Jianghai 21 chromosome 69, ASM2467909v1, whole genome shotgun sequence containing:
- the LOC126988436 gene encoding zinc finger protein OZF-like isoform X3, producing the protein MNAKGVGEDSLGRMTSASTPSHSGGRLHERHDGGRKLSKNSTLNTHTLTHTGERNQESEVSGKGSSVKSSFNQHTVRYNGERNHQCGVCGKRFGLKSVFNRHIHIHAGETNYKCDEVLRGKSEMNKHTLTHTGEKNYECEFCGKRFTHKSTLNKHTLTHTGEKNHECEICGKQFTQKSTLNKHTLTHTGEKNHECEICGKQFTLKSTLNNHTLTHTGDKKHECEICGKRFTHKSTLNSHTLTHTGEKNHECEICGKRFTLKSNINKHTLTHTGEKNHQCEICGKQFTQKITLNKHTLTHTGEKNHECEICGKQFNQKSTLNKHTLTHTGEKNHECEICGKRFTQKSTLSNHTLTHTGDKKHECEICGKRFTQKSTLNDHTLTHTGEKNHECKFCGKRFTLKSHLNKHTLTHTGEKNHECEFCGKRFNEKRHLNSHTLTHTGERPHECLECGKRFTTKTHLNIHTLKHSGLRKFKCDVCGKHFKVKGDIAQHMKIHFP